The Glycine soja cultivar W05 chromosome 6, ASM419377v2, whole genome shotgun sequence genome has a window encoding:
- the LOC114415075 gene encoding UDP-galactose/UDP-glucose transporter 7, which yields MEIRADADTSSFSSLFAAVSYGFTSMAMVFINKAVLMQYAYSMTLLTLQQLVTTLLIHFGRKTGYTKARELDMTTAKRLLPLSIFYNANVAFALASLKGVNIPMYIAIKRLTPLAVLVAGCFSGKGKPTTQVALSVILTAAGVLIAALGDFSFDLFGYSMAFVSVFFQTMYLVLVEKSGAEDGLSSLEIMFYNSFLSLPFLMFLIVATGEFPNSLSVLFAKSYSFSFLVILILSLVMGIILNFTMFLCTIVNSALTTTIVGVLKGVVSTTFGFFLLGGVQVHALNVSGLVINTAGGVWYSYAKYHQRKSKAVKLVPDVEAHRK from the exons ATGGAGATCCGTGCCGATGCAGATACCAGCTCCTTTTCAAG TTTGTTCGCAGCTGTGTCATATGGATTTACATCAATGGCCATGGTTTTTATCAACAAGGCTGTTCTTATGCAGTATGCATATTCAATGACTCTCCTCACTCTGCAG CAATTGGTTACCACCTTGCTTATTCACTTTGGTAGAAAGACGGGATACACGAAAGCAAGAGAACTGGATATGACAACGGCCAAGCGACTGCTCCCGCTCTCTATTTTCTATAATGCCAATGTTGCTTTTGCTTTGGCAAGTTTGAAAGGAGTCAATATCCCTATGTATATTGCAATCAAGAGGCTTACGCCACTTGCTGTACTCGTTGCTGGGTGTTTCTCTGGAAAAGGAAAACCTACAACTCAG GTGGCTCTTTCAGTGATATTGACTGCTGCTGGAGTTCTCATTGCTGCCCTTGGAGATTTTTCCTTTGACCTTTTTGGGTATAGCATGGCctttgtttctgtttttttccAG ACCATGTACCTTGTGCTGGTGGAAAAATCTGGTGCTGAGGATGGGCTTTCATCCTTGGAAATCATGTTCTATAACAGCTTTTTATCTCTTCCATTTTTGATGTTTCTCATCGTAGCCACTGGGGAATTCCCAAATTCTTTATCCGTATTATTTGCAAAG AGTTATTCTTTCTCATTTTTGGTGATCCTGATTCTTTCATTGGTGATGGGCATCATTCTCAACTTCACCATGTTCTTGTGTACAATTGTTAATTCAGCCTTAACTACAACTATTGTTGGCGTTCTCAAAGGGGTTGTTTCCACG ACCTTTGGTTTCTTCTTACTGGGTGGTGTTCAAGTCCATGCTTTGAATGTGAGTGGATTGGTTATCAATACAGCTGGTGGTGTGTGGTATTCATATGCTAAATATCACCAGAGAAAAAGTAAGGCGGTGAAGCTAGTACCAGATGTGGAGGCTCATCGTAAATAG